Proteins co-encoded in one Nonomuraea helvata genomic window:
- a CDS encoding class I SAM-dependent methyltransferase: protein MTVSGRGGSFYDVPHVFERYLDHRHSGVSSPNQVMEEPALLEELGTVGGLRVLDLGCGDAAIGQTLLNAGCHSYLGLDGSAAMVEAGNAALRGTPGRVELADIEDFSAPPSSFDLIVSRLAFHYVDDLQPVLDACHACLSPGGRIVFTVAHPVLSSHDSGTQGKRTSWVVDDYFVKGPRERSWMGGTVTWFHRTVEDYVVALMKAGFSLSSLRECAPSEDLFNGDVAELERRRRVPLFLLLAGTRIG from the coding sequence GTGACTGTAAGTGGACGCGGTGGTTCCTTCTATGACGTGCCTCATGTCTTCGAGCGGTATCTCGATCATCGGCACAGCGGCGTGTCGAGCCCGAACCAGGTGATGGAGGAACCGGCTCTCCTGGAGGAGCTGGGCACGGTCGGGGGACTCCGGGTGCTGGATCTCGGCTGCGGGGACGCGGCCATCGGACAAACTCTGCTGAACGCCGGTTGCCATAGCTACCTGGGGCTGGACGGCTCAGCGGCGATGGTCGAGGCGGGCAACGCGGCCCTGCGAGGAACTCCCGGCCGGGTGGAGCTGGCCGACATCGAGGACTTCTCCGCTCCACCGTCGTCTTTCGATCTGATCGTTTCACGGTTGGCCTTTCACTATGTCGATGACCTCCAGCCCGTGCTGGACGCCTGCCATGCGTGCCTCTCACCAGGGGGACGCATCGTTTTCACCGTCGCTCATCCCGTGCTGAGTTCGCACGACTCCGGGACGCAGGGGAAGCGCACCTCGTGGGTTGTCGACGACTACTTCGTCAAGGGGCCGCGGGAGAGGAGTTGGATGGGTGGCACCGTCACGTGGTTTCACCGGACCGTTGAGGATTATGTGGTCGCCCTGATGAAGGCCGGTTTTTCCCTTTCGTCTCTACGGGAGTGCGCCCCCAGCGAGGATCTCTTCAACGGCGATGTCGCCGAGCTGGAGCGTCGGCGTCGTGTTCCGCTCTTCCTGCTGCTTGCCGGCACGCGTATCGGATGA
- a CDS encoding Rv3654c family TadE-like protein produces the protein MSTPKQKPDPAEREAPINTKERGSATLWGVALMGLLMTVATAFTTVGSARVALHRVNSAADLSALAAAKLAITNPEAACARAAALAVQNGVELTRCEITQEIADVWTSLPVSLPLLGTRTLTGRARAGPAVTPP, from the coding sequence ATGAGCACGCCAAAACAGAAACCAGACCCTGCGGAGAGGGAGGCACCGATCAACACCAAAGAAAGAGGCTCAGCCACACTCTGGGGGGTGGCCCTCATGGGCCTCCTGATGACAGTGGCCACCGCGTTCACCACGGTGGGCTCGGCACGCGTGGCACTCCACCGCGTGAACAGCGCCGCCGACCTCAGCGCCCTGGCAGCGGCCAAACTGGCGATAACCAACCCGGAAGCCGCCTGCGCGCGAGCCGCCGCCCTCGCCGTACAGAACGGCGTCGAGCTCACCCGCTGCGAGATCACCCAAGAGATCGCCGACGTCTGGACCTCATTGCCGGTCTCGCTCCCGTTATTAGGCACGCGCACGCTGACCGGCAGAGCCCGCGCTGGCCCAGCAGTCACACCGCCATGA
- a CDS encoding TadE family type IV pilus minor pilin: protein MSGTRSASRGSVTAETAAMLPALMVVLAAALWAVQAVGAQFECVDAARAAARAAARGEPLEQVSARARSASRADAQVTVSREKETTRVEITVEVRPPWAQSLPAVHISATATADTEPGSIP from the coding sequence ATGAGCGGGACGCGGTCGGCATCGCGGGGGTCGGTCACGGCCGAGACCGCCGCGATGCTGCCCGCGCTCATGGTCGTCCTGGCGGCCGCACTGTGGGCCGTCCAAGCCGTCGGTGCTCAGTTCGAATGCGTGGACGCGGCCCGCGCGGCAGCGCGAGCAGCGGCCAGAGGCGAGCCGTTGGAGCAGGTCAGCGCCCGAGCCCGGTCAGCCAGCCGGGCGGACGCGCAGGTGACGGTATCCCGCGAAAAGGAGACCACAAGGGTCGAGATCACGGTAGAGGTACGCCCGCCCTGGGCCCAGTCCCTGCCGGCGGTCCATATATCCGCCACAGCCACGGCCGACACAGAGCCCGGCAGCATCCCCTGA
- a CDS encoding DUF4244 domain-containing protein — protein MSTAEYAVGTIAACAFAALLFKVVSSPEVQEMLSSLIDRALNTANG, from the coding sequence ATGTCCACGGCCGAATACGCGGTGGGCACCATCGCGGCGTGTGCTTTCGCCGCCCTGCTGTTCAAGGTGGTGAGCAGCCCAGAGGTCCAGGAAATGCTGAGCTCACTCATCGACCGAGCTCTCAACACCGCCAACGGATGA
- a CDS encoding type II secretion system F family protein, whose product MFQLLSALFAGMAAWLWYAPRTPAERLSRLRPPRRPQPEHQRAQTRNEEPPPHPAWLDSPPSRITRKTIITATGTGLILALLIGGIAGILTGILIAPPVAIFLHRKQPQQSHHERQRIAADLPFAADLMTACLLAGRPVSAATDIAADAIGGPLGRRLKWVSTQLRLGADPEPTWGTLAKDPATAQLARAMSRAAQSGAPVADVLTRLADDAREAARAASVAAARSVGVKAVAPLGLCFLPAFVLLGIVPVIAGLAATIVLP is encoded by the coding sequence ATGTTCCAGCTGTTGTCCGCGTTGTTCGCCGGCATGGCCGCCTGGCTGTGGTACGCACCAAGAACCCCGGCCGAACGCCTGTCCCGACTACGCCCGCCGAGGAGACCTCAACCCGAGCATCAGCGAGCGCAGACCAGGAACGAGGAGCCGCCGCCTCACCCGGCCTGGCTGGATTCCCCTCCGTCCCGCATCACCCGAAAGACGATCATCACAGCCACGGGCACCGGACTGATCCTCGCCCTCCTGATCGGTGGCATCGCCGGAATCCTCACGGGCATCCTGATCGCTCCACCAGTCGCGATATTCCTCCACAGGAAGCAACCCCAGCAGTCACACCACGAGCGCCAACGAATCGCGGCCGACCTTCCGTTCGCCGCCGACCTGATGACGGCATGCCTCCTCGCCGGCCGCCCGGTGAGCGCCGCCACCGACATAGCCGCAGACGCGATCGGCGGCCCACTCGGCCGGCGGTTGAAATGGGTCAGCACCCAGCTACGTCTCGGCGCCGACCCCGAACCCACCTGGGGCACCCTCGCGAAGGACCCGGCCACGGCCCAGCTCGCCCGAGCCATGAGCCGAGCGGCTCAAAGCGGCGCCCCGGTGGCGGATGTCCTGACCCGCCTGGCCGACGACGCCCGCGAAGCCGCCAGAGCCGCCTCCGTGGCCGCCGCCAGGAGCGTCGGCGTGAAGGCGGTGGCCCCCTTGGGTCTGTGCTTCCTCCCGGCATTCGTCCTGCTGGGCATCGTCCCGGTGATAGCCGGCCTGGCCGCCACGATCGTCCTCCCGTAG
- a CDS encoding type II secretion system F family protein: MTGALIAALSTACAVWLWTAPDTPTTRLARLTAGGQKPRWKSLSRLLTRPTPARCAESWRRASTELCQALSAELSAGRTPGEALTRAMAAVDVPGPETLRPVIAAARDGGDVSAALLSSAPPQGGEGLRQLAACWEVGVTVGAGLAALVERVGSTLRTAQAHRQDVAAQLAGPRTTARLLAVLPALGLLMAAALNMRPLDFLFGSLPGLMCLTAGIALDVCGLWWTNRMAARAQA, translated from the coding sequence ATGACCGGCGCCCTGATCGCCGCGTTGTCCACAGCCTGCGCCGTGTGGCTGTGGACAGCCCCTGATACCCCCACAACGCGCCTGGCCAGGCTGACCGCGGGCGGGCAGAAGCCCCGATGGAAGTCCTTGAGCAGGCTCCTCACCCGCCCGACTCCCGCACGCTGCGCAGAGTCCTGGCGTCGGGCGTCAACAGAGCTGTGTCAGGCACTGTCCGCTGAGCTCTCGGCCGGCCGTACCCCTGGAGAGGCCTTGACCAGGGCAATGGCAGCAGTGGACGTCCCGGGCCCGGAGACCCTGCGCCCTGTCATCGCGGCGGCAAGGGACGGCGGCGACGTCTCCGCGGCCCTGCTCTCGTCGGCCCCACCCCAAGGCGGCGAGGGTCTACGCCAACTGGCGGCCTGCTGGGAGGTGGGCGTCACGGTGGGCGCGGGCCTGGCCGCGCTGGTCGAGCGGGTCGGCAGCACGTTACGCACAGCCCAGGCCCACCGCCAGGACGTCGCGGCCCAGCTGGCCGGCCCCCGCACCACGGCCAGACTCCTGGCCGTGCTCCCGGCCCTCGGCCTCCTGATGGCCGCCGCCCTGAACATGCGCCCCCTGGACTTCCTGTTCGGCAGCCTGCCCGGCCTCATGTGCCTGACAGCAGGCATCGCACTGGACGTCTGCGGCCTGTGGTGGACCAACCGCATGGCAGCTCGGGCACAAGCCTGA
- a CDS encoding TadA family conjugal transfer-associated ATPase, with the protein MTTPSSSQGAVSPELVEAVRVRLARAGVEPSAAQVAVALRAEKSVYGDAEILAVARALCADLIGAGPLEPLLARPDVTDVLVNGPREVWIDDGGGLRRTQVTFTDDGAVRRLAQRLAAAAGRRLDDASPYVDARLAGGVRLHAVLPPVALGGTCVSLRLPPRRTFTLEDLVSAGTVTPSAVPVLTAMVTARLAFLVTGGTGTGKTTLLSALLSLADPAERLLLVEDSAELRPVHPHVVRLETRPANLEGAGGVGLRDLVRQALRMRPDRLVVGEVRGSEVVDLLAALNTGHEGGCGTLHANTAADVPPRLEALGCAAGLTREAVHSQLAAALDAVIHLTRGRPDGRRRVAEICLLSRTSTGLVESITALTFDTHGNSRPGPAYEALAQRAQPQRPHA; encoded by the coding sequence ATGACCACCCCCTCCTCATCCCAGGGAGCCGTCTCCCCGGAGCTCGTGGAAGCGGTTCGCGTACGCCTGGCCCGGGCGGGCGTGGAGCCCAGCGCCGCCCAGGTGGCCGTGGCCTTGCGAGCCGAGAAGTCCGTGTACGGCGACGCGGAGATCCTCGCGGTGGCCAGAGCCCTCTGCGCCGATCTGATCGGCGCGGGCCCGCTGGAGCCGCTGCTGGCCCGGCCCGACGTGACAGACGTCCTGGTCAACGGCCCACGCGAGGTGTGGATCGACGACGGTGGCGGCCTACGCCGCACCCAGGTCACCTTCACGGACGACGGAGCCGTCCGCAGACTGGCCCAGCGTCTCGCGGCCGCTGCCGGCAGGAGACTGGACGACGCCTCCCCGTACGTGGATGCCCGGCTCGCGGGGGGCGTCCGCCTGCACGCCGTGCTGCCGCCGGTGGCGTTGGGCGGCACCTGCGTGTCGCTGCGCCTGCCGCCGCGCCGCACGTTCACTCTGGAAGACCTGGTGTCGGCGGGGACCGTCACGCCCTCCGCGGTTCCGGTGCTGACCGCCATGGTGACGGCCAGGCTGGCGTTCCTGGTGACAGGCGGCACCGGCACAGGCAAGACCACGCTCCTGTCGGCGTTGCTGTCGCTGGCAGATCCGGCGGAGCGCCTCCTCCTGGTGGAGGACTCCGCCGAGCTGCGCCCTGTCCACCCCCACGTGGTCCGCCTGGAAACCCGCCCGGCGAACCTGGAGGGCGCGGGCGGGGTAGGACTGCGCGACCTGGTGCGCCAGGCACTCCGCATGCGCCCTGACCGCCTGGTGGTGGGAGAGGTGAGAGGCAGCGAGGTGGTCGACCTGCTGGCCGCGCTCAACACGGGCCACGAGGGCGGCTGCGGCACCCTTCATGCCAACACCGCCGCCGACGTGCCACCCCGCCTGGAGGCGCTGGGCTGCGCGGCGGGCTTGACCAGGGAGGCCGTGCACAGCCAGCTGGCCGCGGCGCTCGACGCGGTCATCCACCTGACCCGCGGCCGCCCGGACGGCCGAAGACGTGTAGCCGAGATCTGCCTGCTCTCCCGAACCTCGACCGGTCTCGTCGAGTCGATCACCGCCCTCACCTTCGACACACACGGCAACTCCCGACCCGGCCCGGCCTACGAAGCCCTGGCACAGAGAGCACAGCCACAAAGGCCACACGCATGA
- the ssd gene encoding septum site-determining protein Ssd — MHRPLVITEDHALLDDLVRIAAAAGTQLDVAHAPAHARPFWNLAPLIAVGADQADAVAATSPPTRDQVLLVTRAAEDPDTWRKCVAVGAQAVVALPEDERHLVERFADAMEPDPRSGSVICVIGGRGGAGASVLSACLALRASGDHLRTLLVDADPLGGGIDALLGQEEASGARWGDLVAREGRINAGALHAALPSFGDLAVLSFHRGEVAAIPAQAMRSVLEAGQRGFDLMVVDLPRHLDPAAIEALTRAKTTLVVATADVRGILSTVQVLGETRKHTSDIRAVLRPGIVDEDTAASSLGIPSAGALPDQPRLTATLNRGELPKLGPRTVLGALCTTLLRDLLSP, encoded by the coding sequence ATGCACCGTCCGCTCGTCATCACCGAAGACCACGCCCTGCTCGACGACCTCGTTCGCATAGCGGCCGCGGCGGGCACCCAGCTCGACGTGGCGCACGCTCCCGCCCACGCCCGGCCGTTCTGGAACCTGGCGCCGCTGATCGCGGTGGGCGCCGACCAGGCGGACGCCGTGGCCGCGACCTCACCGCCCACCCGAGACCAGGTCCTCCTCGTCACCCGCGCCGCCGAAGACCCGGACACCTGGCGAAAATGCGTGGCCGTAGGCGCCCAGGCCGTCGTGGCGCTCCCCGAGGACGAGCGCCACCTGGTGGAGCGGTTCGCGGACGCCATGGAGCCCGATCCCCGCTCGGGCTCCGTGATCTGCGTGATCGGCGGCCGCGGCGGGGCGGGCGCGAGCGTCCTGTCGGCCTGCCTGGCCCTGCGCGCCTCGGGCGACCACCTCCGCACCCTTCTGGTGGACGCCGACCCGCTGGGCGGAGGCATCGACGCGCTGCTGGGCCAGGAGGAGGCGTCGGGCGCCCGCTGGGGAGACCTGGTGGCCCGCGAGGGCCGGATCAACGCCGGCGCCCTTCATGCGGCCCTGCCGTCGTTCGGTGACCTGGCGGTCCTCTCGTTCCACAGGGGCGAGGTGGCGGCGATCCCGGCCCAGGCCATGCGCTCGGTCCTGGAAGCAGGCCAACGAGGCTTCGATCTGATGGTCGTCGACCTCCCACGCCACCTGGACCCCGCCGCGATCGAGGCTCTGACCAGAGCGAAGACCACGTTGGTGGTGGCCACGGCGGACGTACGCGGCATCCTGTCGACCGTTCAGGTGCTGGGCGAAACCCGCAAGCACACCTCTGACATCCGCGCGGTGCTCAGGCCGGGGATCGTGGACGAGGACACCGCCGCGAGCTCGCTGGGCATCCCGTCCGCCGGCGCACTGCCGGACCAGCCACGGCTCACCGCCACTCTCAACCGCGGCGAGCTGCCCAAGCTCGGCCCCCGCACCGTGCTGGGCGCCCTCTGCACCACCCTCCTACGAGACCTCCTCTCGCCATGA
- a CDS encoding oxidoreductase, producing MSDPLAVIAEFPGVAEAVDSARQAVDRLYRHRVLRRASPAVSAESSLRGARASASLEGVDVSLDALRRDEVHDPLVQGALRASAEMGRMGSTWRTAPRQVLARLHAVAAAGLAPQSALGRPRSASSDAPDPLGLGPAPGAAEAAARMEGLFGLLEGAAKAPAIVLAAVVHAELAVLRPFGTADGIVARSAERLTLVEYGLDPKSLVAVEVGHLEGAYADGLRAYLSGTPEGVAQWVEQCASAVTLGVRETTAICEAMQRG from the coding sequence GTGAGTGACCCATTGGCTGTCATCGCGGAGTTCCCCGGCGTGGCCGAGGCCGTGGACTCGGCGCGGCAGGCCGTCGACAGGCTGTACCGCCACCGCGTCCTGCGCCGGGCCAGCCCGGCGGTGTCCGCGGAGTCGTCCCTGCGCGGCGCGCGGGCGTCGGCCAGTCTGGAAGGCGTGGACGTGTCCCTCGACGCCCTGCGCCGGGACGAGGTCCACGACCCGCTGGTGCAGGGCGCCCTGCGTGCTTCGGCGGAGATGGGCCGGATGGGCTCGACCTGGCGTACGGCGCCCCGGCAGGTGCTCGCGCGCCTGCACGCGGTGGCCGCCGCCGGCCTCGCGCCGCAGTCCGCCCTGGGCCGTCCGCGGTCGGCGTCCTCGGACGCGCCGGATCCGCTGGGCCTGGGCCCCGCGCCAGGGGCCGCTGAGGCGGCGGCGCGCATGGAAGGGCTGTTCGGCCTGCTGGAGGGGGCCGCCAAGGCGCCCGCGATCGTGCTGGCCGCCGTGGTGCACGCCGAGCTCGCGGTGCTGCGGCCCTTCGGCACGGCCGACGGGATCGTGGCGCGTTCGGCCGAGCGGCTCACCCTGGTCGAGTACGGGCTGGACCCGAAGTCCCTGGTGGCCGTGGAGGTGGGGCACCTGGAGGGGGCCTATGCCGACGGGTTGCGGGCGTACCTGAGCGGGACGCCGGAGGGCGTCGCGCAGTGGGTAGAACAGTGTGCCTCTGCGGTAACCCTCGGGGTCCGCGAGACGACCGCCATCTGCGAGGCCATGCAGAGGGGCTGA